Proteins encoded by one window of Thunnus thynnus chromosome 3, fThuThy2.1, whole genome shotgun sequence:
- the LOC137180484 gene encoding sialoadhesin-like, producing the protein MTLTAAASGFVIFLLSVQVIQGQYAMGVTYTFTEMCVLKGSTVDIRCTYRYPLRKDGLDTTVEKTFWFTKMKGAEPVDLRTDSEYSGRVQYHCDKNNCTLRITDLRESDSAVYKFRFITNQSGGRFTGLPGVSLTVTALQVQVITITVHQSCTEAELKCLSSCSPAGRISYIWFKNGQKVMNEETSLYSGQFNAGDNVSCALKGHEDYSSPSVYAPMPPSVSVSPSDDIIEGSSVTLTCSSDANPAANYNWYKKNENPDLQPLSKEPQLIFSSIQSSDSGEYYCTAENQLGKRTSEHIFINVKYGPKPPSVSVSPSGEIVQGSSVTLNCSSDANPAATYTWHKENQTVLHGPENMYHFTSISSEDSGVYHCKSENQYGEINSSSLIIDVQYAPKLPSVSVSPSGEIVEGSSVTLTCSSDANPAAKYTWYKKNVNPDLQPLSKEPQLVFSSIQSSDSGEYYCTAENQLGKRTSEFIFIDVKYAPKVPSVSVSPSSVIVEGSSVTLTCSSDANPATNYTWYKENQTVTQGQQGSYHFTSIRSEDSGIYHCKSENQYRHINSSSLIIDVQYAPKVPSVSVRPSGEIVEGSSVTLTCSSEANPAANYTWYKESQTVTQGQQGSYHFTSISSEDSGIYHCKSENQYGQINSSSLIVDVQYAPKLPSVSVSPSDAPMPPSVSVSPSSVIVEGSSVTLTCNSDANPATNYTWYKENQTVTQGQQGSYHFTSIRSEDSGIYHCKSENQYRHINSSSLIIDVQYAPKLPSVSVRPSREIVEGSSVTLTCSSDANPAANYTWYKENQTVTQGQQGSYHFTSISSEDSGIYHCKSENQYGQINSSSLIVDVQYAQKLPPVSVSPSGEIVEGSSVNLTCSSDANPAANYTWYKENQTVTQGQQGSYHFTSISSEDSGIYHCKSENQYGQINSSSLIIDVQCKYKTLEN; encoded by the exons ATGactttaacagcagcagcaagtggATTTGTcatcttccttctctctgtacAAG tgatACAGGGACAGTATGCCATGGGAGTGACTTACACTTTTActgagatgtgtgtgttgaaaggatcaacagtggacATACGCTGCACCTACAGATACCCACTCAGAAAAGATGGCCTTGATACTACAGTTGAGAAAACATTCTGGTTCACTAAAATGAAAGGCGCTGAACCTGTGGATCTgagaacagactcagagtattcaggtcgtgttcagtatcactgtgataagaacaactgcactctgagaatcacagacctgagagagagcgactcagctgtgtacaagttcaggttcataACAAACCAATCAGGAGGGAGATTTACTGGTTTACCTGGAGTCtctttgactgtcacag CTCTCCAGGTGCAGGTGATCACAATAACAGTCCATCAGTCTTGTACCGAGGCAGAGCTGAAAtgtctcagcagctgcagtccagCAGGTCGTATTTCTTACATCTGGTTCAAGAACGGACAGAAAGTTATGAATGAGGAAACTTCTCTTTATTCAGGGCAGTTTAATGCTGGTGACAACGTCTCCTGTGCTTTAAAAGGACATGAGGATTACAgctctccttcagtgt ATGCACCAATgcctccctctgtgtcagtgagtccctctgatGATATCAttgagggcagttcagtgactctgacctgtagcagtgatgctaacccagctgCTAATTATAACTGGTACAAGAAGAATGAaaatccagaccttcaacctctcagtaaagaaccacagctcatcttcagctccatccagtcctctgactctggagagtattactgtacagctgagaaccagctggggaagaggacatctgaaCACATCtttattaatgtgaaat ATGGTCCAAAGCCTccttctgtgtcagtgagtccctctggtgagatagtgcagggcagttcagtgactctgaactgtagcagtgatgctaacccagcagctactTATACCTGGCACAAGGAGAACCAAACAGTGCTTCATGGGCCAGAAAACATGTAtcatttcacctccatcagcTCTGAGGACAGCGGGGTCTACcactgcaagtctgagaatcaATATGGAGAGATCAACTCTTCATCTCTAATCATAGATGTCCAGT atgctccaaagcttccctctgtgtcagtgagtccatctggtgagatagtggagggcagttcagtgactctgacctgtagcagtgatgctaacccagcagctaaatacacctggtacaagaagaatgtaaatccagaccttcaacctctcagtaaagaaccacagcttgtcttcagctccatccagtcttctgactctggagagtattactgtacagctgagaaccagctggggaagaggacatctgaattcatctttattgatgtgaaat ATGCTCCAAAggttccctctgtgtcagtgagtccctctagtgtgatagtggagggcagttcagtgactctgacctgtagcagtgatgctaacccagcaacTAActatacctggtacaaggagaaccAAACAGTGACTCAAGGACAACAGGGAAGTTATCATTTCACCTCTATCAGGTCTGAGGACAGCGGGATATACcactgcaagtctgagaatcaATACAGACACATCAACTCCTCATCTCTAATCATAGATGTCCAGT atgCTCCAAAggttccctctgtgtcagtgcgtccatctggtgagatagtggagggcagttcagtgactctaaCCTGTAGCAGTGaagctaacccagcagctaattatacctggtacaaggagagCCAAACAGTGACTCAAGGACAACAGGGAAGTTATCATTTCACCTCAATCAGCTCTGAGGACAGTGGGATCTACcactgcaagtctgagaatcaATATGGACAGATCAACTCTTCATCTCTAATTGTAGATGTCCAGT atgctccaaagcttccctctgtgtcagtgagtccatCTG ATGCTCCAATgcctccctctgtgtcagtgagtccctctagtgtgatagtggagggcagttcagtgactctgacctgtaacagtgatgctaacccagcaacTAActatacctggtacaaggagaaccAAACAGTGACTCAAGGACAACAGGGAAGTTATCATTTCACCTCTATCAGGTCTGAGGACAGCGGGATATACcactgcaagtctgagaatcaATACAGACACATCAACTCCTCATCTCTAATCATAGATGTCCAGT atgctccaaagcttccctctgtgtcagtgcgTCCCTCtcgtgagatagtggagggcagttcagtgactctaacctgtagcagtgatgctaacccagcagctaattatacctggtacaaggagaaccAAACAGTGACTCAAGGACAACAGGGAAGTTATCATTTCACCTCAATCAGCTCTGAGGACAGTGGGATCTACcactgcaagtctgagaatcaATATGGACAGATCAACTCTTCATCTCTAATTGTAGATGTCCAGT atgCTCAAAAGCTTCCccctgtgtcagtgagtccatctggtgagatagtggagggcagttcagtgaatctgacctgtagcagtgatgctaacccagcagctaattatacctggtacaaggagaaccAAACAGTGACTCAAGGACAACAGGGAAGTTATCATTTCACCTCAATCAGCTCTGAGGACAGCGGGATCTACcactgcaagtctgagaatcaATATGGACAGATTAACTCTTCATCTCTAATCATAGATGTCCAGTGTAAgtacaaaacattagaaaattaa
- the LOC137180483 gene encoding B-cell receptor CD22-like, whose product MNEETSLYSGQFNPGDNVSCALKGHEDYSSPSVYAPMPPSVSVSPSDDIIEGSSVTLTCSSDANPAANYTWYKKNENPDLQPLSKEPQLIFSSIQSSDSGEYYCTAENQLGKRTSEHIFINVKYGPKPPSVSVSPSGEIVQGSSVTLNCSSDANPAATYTWHKENQTLLHGPENMYHFTSISSEDSGVYHCKSENQYGQINSSYLIIDVQYAPKLPSVSVSPSDAPKVPSVSVSPSGVIVEGSSVTLTCSSDANPATNYTWYKENQTVTQGQQGSYHFTSIRSEDSGMYHCKSENQYRHINSSSLIIDVQCKYKTLEN is encoded by the exons ATGAATGAGGAAACTTCTCTTTATTCAGGGCAGTTTAATCCTGGTGACAACGTCTCCTGTGCTTTAAAAGGACATGAGGATTACAgctctccttcagtgt ATGCACCAATgcctccctctgtgtcagtgagtccctctgatGATATCAttgagggcagttcagtgactctgacctgtagcagtgatgctaacccagctgctaattatacctggtacaagaagaatgaaaatccagaccttcaacctctcagtaaagaaccacagctcatcttcagctccatccagtcctctgactctggagagtattactgtacagctgagaaccagctggggaagaggacatctgaaCACATCtttattaatgtgaaat ATGGTCCAAAGCCTccttctgtgtcagtgagtccctctggtgagatagtgcagggcagttcagtgactctgaactgtagcagtgatgctaacccagcagctactTATACCTGGCACAAGGAGAACCAAACACTGCTTCATGGGCCAGAAAACATGTAtcatttcacctccatcagcTCTGAGGACAGCGGGGTCTACcactgcaagtctgagaatcaATATGGACAGATCAACTCTTCATATCTAATCATAGATGTCCAGT atgctccaaagcttccctctgtgtcagtgagtccatctg ATGCTCCAAAggttccctctgtgtcagtgagtccctctggtgtgatagtggagggcagttcagtgactctgacctgtagcagtgatgctaacccagcaacTAActatacctggtacaaggagaaccAAACAGTGACTCAAGGACAACAGGGAAGTTATCATTTCACCTCAATCAGGTCTGAGGACAGCGGGATGTACcactgcaagtctgagaatcaATACAGACACATCAACTCCTCATCTCTAATCATAGATGTCCAGTGTAAgtacaaaacattagaaaattaa
- the LOC137180176 gene encoding uncharacterized protein, which produces MLCCRLDALCFHGCRYGEIKSIRVLHERFCAFINFRNANMAAKALEKLQGVELGGNKLVMRYPDRWIQRTMPSLQRTTTGLSSSAAGTQQNSAATGSRRRVATNGDECFYWRTTGCDYSVKCRFKHIPDQQGRDKKP; this is translated from the exons ATGCTTTGCTGTAGGTTAGATGCTCTGTGTTTCCATGGTTGCAGGTATGGTGAGATAAAGAGCATCAGAGTTCTTCATGAGCGCTTCTGTGCCTTCATCAACTTCAGGAACGCCAACATGGCTGCCAAGGCACTGGAGAAGCTGCAG GGGGTGGAGCTGGGCGGCAATAAGCTGGTGATGAGGTACCCAGACCGGTGGATCCAGCGGACCATGCCCTCCTTACAAAGGACCACTACTGGCCTGAGCTCCAGTGCTGCAGGAACACAGCAGAACTCAGCTGCCACAGG GTCCAGACGGAGGGTGGCTACAAATGGAGACGAGTGCTTCTACTGGCGGACCACAGGGTGTGACTATAGCGTCAAGTGCCGCTTCAAACACATACCTGACCAGCAAGGTCGAGACAAGAAACCATGA